In the genome of Bosea sp. BIWAKO-01, the window AATCGTCAGCAGTGGCTTGACCGGCCTGCGCCGGACGCGTTGATGTGCGCGCCGAGACGCCGGCGCCGCCGGGCCATGAGAGAAGTCCAGTCCCATGAATTTCGACGTCACGCTCGCCGATATCCAGGCTGCCGCCACCCGCATCTCAGGCAAGGTGCGGCGCACTCCGACCTTCCATAGCGCCGGCCTCTCGGCGCGGCTCGGCGTCGAGACCGTGGTGAAGGTGGAGAGCCTGCAGCTCGGCGGCTCGTTCAAGGTGCGCGGCTGCTTCAACAAGCTGATGTCGCTCAGCGAGGACGAGCTCAAGCGCGGCATCGTCACCGTTTCCGGCGGCAACCACGCGATCGCCGTTTCGATGGTCGCCAAATCGATGGGCGCCCGAGCGCTCGTGCTGATGGCGAAGAATGTCGCGCCCTTCAATGTCGAGCTCACCCGGCAGGCCGGCGGCGAGGTCGAACTCTGCGAGGACGCGATCGAGGCCTTTGCCAAGGCCGACGCGTACGCGGCAAAGGGCATGACCAATGTCCATTCCTACGACGACCCGACGATCATCGCCGGCCATGGCTCGCTCGGCCTCGAACTGGCGAATGATGCCGGCGGGCGCCTCGACCACGTCTTCATCTCGATCGGCGGCGGCGGCTTCGCGGCCGGCGTCGGCACGGCTCTCAAGGGGCTCGACCCGGCCGTGCGCATTCACGGCGTCGAGACCGAGGGCGCAACGACGATGACCCAGGCGCTGGAAGCCGGCAAGCCGGTGCCGATCCGGCCGACCTCGATCGCCCGTGCTCTCGGCGCCCCCTTCGCGACCGAACGCACCATGGCGGCGGCGCGCCAGTATCTGGAGGAAATCGTCACGGTGCCCGATGCCGAGGCCGTGCGCGAAATGGCCTGGGTGCTGCAGAACGGAAGGGTGCTGCTGGAGCCCGCGGCAGGCTGCGTGGTTGCCGCGGCCGTGGCGCGCAAGGAAATGTTCAAGCCCGGAGAGCGCGTCGGCCTGATCCTCTGCGGCTCCAATGTCTCGCTCGACGATTTCGCGGCGTGGCGCAAGGAATACGGGGTGTAAGGCAGCCTTCACAGGATCGGTCTTGACGCCAAGGCCCTTACGCAGCGGGCGACTTCGATGGTCGGCGAGTTGACCTGCGCGATGCA includes:
- a CDS encoding threonine/serine dehydratase — its product is MNFDVTLADIQAAATRISGKVRRTPTFHSAGLSARLGVETVVKVESLQLGGSFKVRGCFNKLMSLSEDELKRGIVTVSGGNHAIAVSMVAKSMGARALVLMAKNVAPFNVELTRQAGGEVELCEDAIEAFAKADAYAAKGMTNVHSYDDPTIIAGHGSLGLELANDAGGRLDHVFISIGGGGFAAGVGTALKGLDPAVRIHGVETEGATTMTQALEAGKPVPIRPTSIARALGAPFATERTMAAARQYLEEIVTVPDAEAVREMAWVLQNGRVLLEPAAGCVVAAAVARKEMFKPGERVGLILCGSNVSLDDFAAWRKEYGV